CATTTGAGAATCCAAAATTGTCACCTCCTATGCAAAGAAACTTATATTATTATTCTCTTCAGCTAAATTTTCCTCTGTTTCTTCACCAGCTATACCTTGAGTATTTGATACTCCATCTTGAGCATTGCTGTTCTGTTTGTTTTGTTCTCCTGCAAGTTCTCCTTGAAAACTTTGATCCTTAAAGAAAGTAGTATCATCTTGATAAAGCTCAATATTAACATCAGAGATCTTTATATTTTGTTCACTTAGCTGCTTTTTAATTTCTGTTAAGTTTTGAGAAAGTAACGCTGTTGTTTCTTTTGAGTTAGCTTTTAAATTTGCTTTCATAACTCCATCTTCTTCAACTAATTTAATAGTAATTTCACCCAAGTTTCCTGGGTTAATCTTTACAGTTAATTCTTTTAGTGAATTATTACTCATATACTTAACATCTTTTATTAAGTCATCTGCAAATGTAACCTTGTTAATAGTAAGACCTCTAGCAACAGTATTTGCTCCCTGATTTTGTATTGAAGATGTTCTTGCTGCAAACAAATTAATCTTGTTCGAAGAATCATCCTTATTATCATCAAGTAAAGAATTTAAGAATTTATCTTCCTTTGAAAGTTCCTTATTTTCATTAGAAGTTGACGAATTTTCTTCTTGACTAGAACTATCACTACTACTCTTACTTTGTGAATAACTCTTATTTAAAATATCTTCAAGAGTTAATACTTTATTAGTTTGAGCATGTTTATTTTCTAGTATATTTGATATTTCTGACATTAAATTCTTAATACTGTTCTTGATATCTTTAGTAGCTTCTGATTTATCATCAGCTAAGCTAGTACTTAAATTCCTTAAAATTTTATCTACTAATTTTAAGGAATTAGTATCCAGCTTATCGGATTCACTCTTTAAAACTCCCATAATTTTTTCTAATAAATTATTGGAATTATTGTTTGAATCTTGTTTTTTATTAATTTGCTCAAGTATTGCTTTTAACATATCAGAATCAACTTTACTATTTCCTTTTAAATCTTCTTCTTTTATTCCAAATTGTGCTAACAAGTTCAATAATTCTGCTAATACATCATTAACTTTATCTTTAGAATCAGATTTACTATCTTCTTCTAATTCTTTAAGTTTTTCATTCAATTCATCAACCTTATCATCAGTTTTAGGTGTACTCTCTGTATCAACTTTCTTACTATCATTTGGAACTTCTTTTTGATTATAGTCCTCTACCTTTTCAGCATC
The window above is part of the Clostridium saccharoperbutylacetonicum N1-4(HMT) genome. Proteins encoded here:
- a CDS encoding flagellar hook-length control protein FliK, whose product is MVMAIKTSTDSLMNTVDTSVKNYRTSTSLDKSNSELYKSTYKSEDFKNVLDSKTSTKERDAEKVEDYNQKEVPNDSKKVDTESTPKTDDKVDELNEKLKELEEDSKSDSKDKVNDVLAELLNLLAQFGIKEEDLKGNSKVDSDMLKAILEQINKKQDSNNNSNNLLEKIMGVLKSESDKLDTNSLKLVDKILRNLSTSLADDKSEATKDIKNSIKNLMSEISNILENKHAQTNKVLTLEDILNKSYSQSKSSSDSSSQEENSSTSNENKELSKEDKFLNSLLDDNKDDSSNKINLFAARTSSIQNQGANTVARGLTINKVTFADDLIKDVKYMSNNSLKELTVKINPGNLGEITIKLVEEDGVMKANLKANSKETTALLSQNLTEIKKQLSEQNIKISDVNIELYQDDTTFFKDQSFQGELAGEQNKQNSNAQDGVSNTQGIAGEETEENLAEENNNISFFA